GTTCGCAGTACCGGAGTTCCCGAAGCCTACGTTGCCGGTGCCGGAGTTGAACAAACCGACGTTTCCGGTGCCGGAGTTCCCGAAACCGATGTTTCCGCTGCCCGAGTTCAGTCCGCCGATGCCGATCTGACCATCGCCGGTGAGCCCGATACCGATGTTGTTGTTGCCCGTGTTTCCGAAACCGAAATTCCCGCTGCCGGTGTTTCCGAAGCCGATGTTGTTACTGCCGGTATTGCCGCTACCAAAGTTGAAGTTGCCGTTGTTTCCGTTACCGAAGTTCGTGTCGCCGATGTTGCCGCTGCCCACGTTGGTGCTGCCGATGTTGCCGCTGCCCACGTTGGTGCTGCCGATGTTGCCGCTACCCAGGTTTTGGCTACCGAAGTTTCTGAACCGCCCCGGCATGTCCGGAGACTCCAGTTCTTGGAAAGGATGGGGTCATGTCAGGTGGTTCATCGAGGAGGTACCCGCCGGAGCTGCGTGAGCGGGCGGTGCGGATGGTCGCAGAGATCCGCGGTCAGCACGATTCGGAGTGGGCAGCGATCAGTGAGGTCGCCCGTCTACTTGGTGTTGGCTGCGCGGAGACGGTGCGTAAGTGGGTGCGCCAGGCGCAGGTCGATGCCGGCGCACGGCCCGGGACCACGACCGAAGAATCCGCTGAGCTGAAGCGCTTGCGGCGGGACAACGCCGAATTGCGAAGGGCGAACGCGATTTTAAAGACCGCGTCGGCTTTCTTCGCGGCCGAGCTCGACCGGCCAGCACGCTAATTACCCGGTTCATCGCCGATCATCAGGGCCACCGCGAGGGCCCCGATGGTTTGCGGTGGGGTGTCGAGTCGATCTGCACACAGCTGACCGAGCTGGGTGTGCCGATCGCCCCATCGACCTACTACGACCACATCAACCGGGAGCCCAGCCGCCGCGAGCTGCGCGATGGCGAACTCAAGGAGCACATCAGCCGCGTCCACGCCGCCAACTACGGTGTTTACGGTGCCCGCAAAGTGTGGCTAACCCTGAACCGTGAGGGCATCGAGGTGGCCAGATGCACCGTCGAACGGCTGATGACCAAACTCGGCCTGTCCGGGACCACCCGCGGCAAAGCCCGCAGGACCACGATCGCTGATCCGGCCACAGCCCGTCCCGCCGATCTCGTCCAGCGCCGCTTCGGACCACCAGCACCTAACCGGCTGTGGGTAGCAGACCTCACCTATGTGTCGACCTGGGCAGGGTTCGCCTACGTGGCCTTTGTCACCGACGCCTACGCTCGCAGGATCCTGGGCTGGCGGGTCGCTTCCACGATGGCCACCTCCATGGTCCTCGACGCGATCGAGCAAGCCATCTGGACCCGCCAACAAGAAGGCGTACTCGACCTGAAAGACGTTATCCACCATACGGATAGGGGATCTCAGTACACATCGATCCGGTTCAGCGAGCGGCTCGCCGAGGCAGGCATCCAACCGTCGGTCGGAGCGGTCGGAAGCTCCTATGACAATGCACTAGCCGAGACGATCAACGGCCTATACAAGACCGAGCTGATCAAACCCGGCAAGCCCTGGCGGTCCATCGAGGATGTCGAGTTGGCCACCGCGCGCTGGGTCGACTGGTTCAACCATCGCCGCCTCTACCAGTACTGCGGCGACGTCCCGCCGGTCGAACTCGAGGCTGCCTACTACGCTCAACGCCAGAGACCAGCCGCCGGCTGAGGTCTCAGATCAGAGAGTCTCCGGACTCACCGGGGCGGTTCAACACCGAAAAATTCACCACTACCGCCCCTCCTCTAACAAATCATTCTCAACCGCACCCCCGCGCGTTACCCCAAACGACACGCGGACACCCGTCACCGAGACGTCCTACGTTGTCTGGGCGCCAAACCGGCTCGATCCCCGACTTGGCTCACGATTCGCGGCTCAGCATTAATAGAGCCCGTTGACCTGTGAGTTTGCTTGGTGACGGGTCGAAAATTGTGCACTTGATGCACTCAGGAGTACCTGGACGCCCGGACGGCCAACCGGGGCGCCGCCGAACCACGGTGGCGCGCCAGATGACTCAATTGACCCGAGTGCTGCTCCCGCTGTCCGTACCGCTCTTTCGTCACGTCCGCAACACTGGCCCTCGCCGTCGGCGATGGTCGCTGTGCCCACCTTAGCGCGACAACTCGGTTTCTGCAGGTCAACGCCCGCCTCCAATCCCGCACAGCCACGACCAACTCGGGAACAAAACCGCCGGTCAGGCAGCTGTCGCTGAGAGCCGGGCACATCGGGTGTCGCCCGGTACAGTGACACATGTGACCGTTGCGACCGTGCGATGTGCCCGACGCTCGATGCGCACCAATTCGAACCAACTCAGGTCTTACGCTGCCTGGACGCCGAACTAGCTCGATCCAGCGCCGACCCGCACCCCACTACCGGCATCTGAAGGTGAGCCAGAGACGCGTCGACCAGGAAGAACCGTGGCCGCACGGGTCACCCGGGCACACCCAACCGGGCCGTGGCAAGTGCCGACTACCTGAAGAATCCCGAAAGTCCTACACCCGCATTGAAAGCACCGGAGTTCTGGCTACCCGAATTTACCGCACCCGAACTGTCGTCACCCGAGTTGGAGATACCGGCGAGGTTGTTACCCGAGTTTGCAATTCCTGCATTGAAAGAGCCAATGTTTGCAAACCCGGAGTTGAAGCCAGGAAGCATGGCTGGGCCGGCGTTGGAGAAGCCCGAATTACCGTTGCCTGTGTTGAAGAACCCGGAGTTGCCGGTGCCCGAGGGGTCACTGTTCCCCCAACCCGAGTTGCCGGTACCGAGGTTCCCGAAGCCCGAGTTGGCACCTGCTTGGGTGAGCGCGCTGCCAAAACCGGTGTTGACGTTGCCGCCATTGAAACCACCGGTGTTGATATCTCCACCGTTAAAGAAACCGGTGTTGACGTTACCTGCGTTCGCGAAACCGGTGTTCGAGTCACCCGCATTGAAGAAGCCGGTGTTTCCAGCACCCGAATTTCCGAAGCCGGTGTTCTGAAAGCCCACGTTGAAGCTGCCCGAGTTTGAGTTCCCGCCGTCGAAGATACCGACGTTTCCGTTGCCGGCACTCCCGAAGCCCGTGTTTAAATTGCCTGCGTTCCAGAAACCGGTGTTGATATTTCCGGCGTTCCCGAAACCCGTGTTGCCGTCACCCGAGTTGAAGAAGCCGATGTTTCCATCACCCGAGTTGAAGAAGCCGATGTTGTTGTTGCCGGAGTTTCCGAAGCCGATGTTTCCAGTGCCTGAGTTCAGTCCGCCGATGCCGATCTGACCATCACCGGTGAGCCCGATACCGATATTGTTGTTGCCCGTGTTTCCGAAACCGAAATTCCCGCTGCCGGTGTTTCCGAACCCAAAGTTGAGGGTGCCATTATTCCCGCCGCCAAAGTTGAAGTCGCCGGTGTTCCCGCCGCCGAAATTGACATCACCGTTATTTCCGTTGGCGAGGTTGAGCGTGCCGAAGTTTCCGCTGCCCACATTGAGGCTGCCGATATTTCCGCTGCCGAAGTTTCCGCTGCCGAAGTTTCCGCTGCCAGGGTTGTAGTCACCCGTGTTTCCGCTGCCGGCATTGCCGGTACCGGTGTTTCCGCTGCCCCAGTTCAGGCTGCCGTAGTTCCCGCTGCCCAGGTTGGTGCCGCCGACATTGCCACTGCCCACGTTGGTACCGCCGATGTTGCCGCTGCCCAGGTTGAGGCTGCCGATGTTGCCGACACCCAAATTCAAGGTCAGCTCGGCGAGGCCTTGTGCAGCGCCTTGTGCAGCGGCCGCCGGTGCGTTAGCCGCACCGCCTAGCAAGCCCGACAAGCCCGGCACCGCCTGCTGCCATGGCGCCAACGCCGCCGCCGCCGCCGATGCCCCACCGTGATAACCCACCATCGCCGCCACATCGGCAGCCCACATCTGCTCATAGGTGGCCTCAGCAGCGGCAATCGCCGGCGCATTCTGCCCAAACACATTCGACAGCACCAACTGCACAAACGCACTGCGATTAGCCGCCACCACCACCGGATCCACCATGGCCGCCCGCGCCGCCTCAAACGCGCCGGCCACCGCCTTAGCCTGAACCGCAGCCCCCCCAGCCCGCGCCGCCGCAGCAGCCAACCACCCCGCATACGGCGCCGCCGCCACCACCATCGCCGCCGCCGCCGCACCCTGCCACGCCTGACCCGACCCACCCGCCAGACCCGAGGTCACCAACCCAAACGACTCCGCCGCCAACCCCAACTCAGCCGCCAACCCATCCCAGGCCGCCGCCGCCGCCAACATCGGCCCCGACCCCGCACCAAAAAACATCCGCCCCGAATTAATCTCCGGCGGCAACACCGAAAAATTCACCACTACCGCCCCTCCTCTAACAAATCATTCTCAACCGCACCCCCGCGCGTTACCCCAAACGACACGCGGACACCCGTCACCACGGCGCCGCCCACCCAGCGGCCACCACAGCTCACCGGGTCGTGCCCGGACCGGGGCTGCTAGCTGCCCTTGAGCCGCACCGCGAGATAGTCGGCCACGCTGCTCATCGCAACCCGGTCCTGCGTCATGGCGTCACGCTCCCGCACGGTGACGGCATTGTCCTGCAGCGAGTCGAAGTCAACCGTCACACAGAACGGGGTACCGACCTCGTCCTGGCGCCGGTAACGCCGCCCGATAGCGCCGGCATCATCGAAATCGATGTTCCAGCATTTCCGTAATTCGGCGCCCAGGTCCCGGGCCTTCGGGCTCAGGTCCGCGTGCCGGGACAGCGGCAACACCGCCGCCTTGACCGGCGCCAGCCGCGGGTCCAATCGCAGCACCGTGCGCTTATCCATCCCACCCTTGGTATTCGGGGCCTCGTCCTCGGTGTACGCGTCGATCAAAAACGCCATGAATGACCGGGTCAAGCCAGCTGCCGGCTCGATGACGTACGGCGTGTACCGAACATCGTTGATCTGGTCGTAGAAAGACAGGTCGACGCCGGAATGCCGCGCATGCGTCGATAGGTCAAAATCGGTTCGGTTGGCCACACCTTCCAGTTCACCCCATGGATTGCCCATGAAGCCGAACTTGTACTCGATGTCGACGGTGCGGTCGGAGTAATGTGACAACTTGTCTTTGGGGTGCTCCCACAACCGCAGGTTCTCCCGACGAATACCCAGGTCGATATACCACTGCAGCCGGTTGTCGATCCAGTACTGATGCCATTCCTTGGCAGTCGCCGGCTCGACGAAGAACTCCATCTCCATCTGCTCGAACTCGCGGGTCCGGAAGATGAAGTTGCCCGGAGTGATCTCGTTGCGAAAGCTCTTGCCGATCTGTCCGATACCGAATGGCGGCTTCTTACGAGCAGTTGTCACCACGTTGGCAAAGTTCACGAAGATGCCCTGCGCGGTTTCCGGGCGCAGATAGTGCAGCCCCTCCTCGGTCTCGATGGGTCCGAGGTAGGTCTTGAGCATCATGTTGAACTCGCGTGGCTGCGTCCACTGGCCGGGTTCGCCGGTTTCCGGGTCGCGAATGTCGGCCAACCCGTTAGGCGGCGGATGCCCGTGTTTGGCTTCGTAGGCCTCGATGAGATGGTCGGCCCGGTAGCGCTTATGTGTGATCAGCGACTCGACCAGCGGGTCATGAAAGACATCGACGTGACCGGAAGCCACCCACACCTCACGCGGCAGGATGATCGACGAATCGATTCCGACAACGTCGTCGCGGCCAGTCACCACCGATCGCCACCACTGGCGCTTGATGTTCTCTTTGAGCTCAACCCCTAGCGGACCATAGTCCCACGCCGACTTTGTGCCGCCGTAGATCTCGCCCGACGGATAGACGAAGCCTCGCCGTTTGGCTAGGTTGACCACGGTGTCGATGACGGGCGCCACGGGGTGGTGCACTCCCTTCGAGGGATCGGGCAGACGCGCGCAGCCCGACACGACTACGCGCAAAACATCAGTCATGGTAGCGATCGGGACCTGGGTC
Above is a window of Mycobacterium tuberculosis H37Rv DNA encoding:
- the glyS gene encoding glycine--tRNA ligase (glycyl-tRNA synthetase. Belongs to class-II aminoacyl-tRNA synthetase family.), with product MHHPVAPVIDTVVNLAKRRGFVYPSGEIYGGTKSAWDYGPLGVELKENIKRQWWRSVVTGRDDVVGIDSSIILPREVWVASGHVDVFHDPLVESLITHKRYRADHLIEAYEAKHGHPPPNGLADIRDPETGEPGQWTQPREFNMMLKTYLGPIETEEGLHYLRPETAQGIFVNFANVVTTARKKPPFGIGQIGKSFRNEITPGNFIFRTREFEQMEMEFFVEPATAKEWHQYWIDNRLQWYIDLGIRRENLRLWEHPKDKLSHYSDRTVDIEYKFGFMGNPWGELEGVANRTDFDLSTHARHSGVDLSFYDQINDVRYTPYVIEPAAGLTRSFMAFLIDAYTEDEAPNTKGGMDKRTVLRLDPRLAPVKAAVLPLSRHADLSPKARDLGAELRKCWNIDFDDAGAIGRRYRRQDEVGTPFCVTVDFDSLQDNAVTVRERDAMTQDRVAMSSVADYLAVRLKGS